The genomic window TCACATAGattagatgatgctctttgggcatatAGGACAGCTATGAAGACTTCCATGGGGTTATCACCTTTTCTGATGGTATATGGGAAAGCATGTAACTTTCTAGTAGAGATGGAACATAaggctttgtgggctttgaaatttttaaattttgatcctcatgaaaCTCAAAGCAAACGTAGAAATCAATTGTTGGAGCTTGAAGAGATGCGGTTACATGCATATGACTCATCCAAGAGTTATAAAGagaaggtgaaattttatcatgacaggAAGCTAATAAAGAGAGTTTTCAGTCCAGGGAAGCAGGTGGTATTATTTAATTCAAGGTTGAAGTTATTTCCTGGgaagttgaaatcaaaatggtcgaGACCTTTTGTAATAAAGCGTGTATACCCAAATGGAGCTGTGGAGTTGGAGAATCCAAATGATGATGGTTAGTAGCAGAGTTGGGTGGTAAAtggttaagtccctgacaagtgtaccagatcgttatcaagtaatataaatgggtaagtccaagtattgtttcccaaaggactcttaggccttacttttcatgtaagccaatcgcataagacttgagaagaaattaatttttggttttgaatgcaaaaacaaaagtaaacatgcaaatgcaatgaatcaattggctaaagaaactatgaatgaatggagttgttggggtttacaatttcatcttatctaccctcttatatctacttt from Vigna radiata var. radiata cultivar VC1973A unplaced genomic scaffold, Vradiata_ver6 scaffold_408, whole genome shotgun sequence includes these protein-coding regions:
- the LOC106778323 gene encoding uncharacterized protein LOC106778323, encoding MANFKVAGVIPEELNWVLISDGGSHFCNSQLAKVLRHYGAKHKVTAPYHPQTNGQAEVSNREIKRILEKAVAFSRRDWSHRLDDALWAYRTAMKTSMGLSPFLMVYGKACNFLVEMEHKALWALKFLNFDPHETQSKRRNQLLELEEMRLHAYDSSKSYKEKVKFYHDRKLIKRVFSPGKQVVLFNSRLKLFPGKLKSKWSRPFVIKRVYPNGAVELENPNDDG